Proteins encoded by one window of Methanobacterium sp. CWC-01:
- the polC gene encoding DNA polymerase II large subunit, whose product MDYFDILEQETEKLYKIASQARKKGFDVETEPEIPLAKDLAERVEGLVGPKNIDLKIKELEDKMSREEIAFEIARIIVTEKDEEGKEDEFKVREQKADQAIRTALSILTEGVVAAPLEGIAKTLIKRNFDQSWYLAVYFTGPIRSAGGTASALAVLIADYIRISLDLDVYKPTEREIERYVEEVELYESEVTNLQYSPSPEEVRLAAQHIPVEVTGEPTDQVEVSHRDLERVETNHIRGGALLALVEGVIQKAPKVLKYAKKLHIDGWDWLDDFSKPQEKNGDEDEAPKLDKYLQDIIGGRPVLSYPQAKGGFRLRYGRSRNTGLAAMGIHPATMEIVEFLAVGTQMKIERPGKGNCVVPCDSIEGPLVKLRDGSVVKVTSVAQARKIKHQVDEILFLGDMLVAFGEFLRNNHVLLPAGWCEEWWIGLLKNSPEFSVETSDDLLKEVQEDQITSQRAFELSIQYGIPLHPYYTYFYHDVTREELNQLRGWLHQVADAPQIKGDLRLEWAPEKRVLEVLGVPHQVEDHQVVISHYHAYSLLHTLKEPLDLENDMETLEALNKVSPVDIMAKAPTYLGGRMGRPEKTKERLMKPAPHALFPIGTSGGSRRNIVQAAKKGTITVDIARCKCTGCGVVSFQASCPVCGAPTVTTGAGNKRINISKTLKKAYQRVGVRKLDEIKGVQGMISESKFPEPLEKGVLRAKNNVYTFKDATIRHDSTNLPLTHFTPHEIKVSPQKLRELGYTHDIHGKELVNEEQVVEILIQDLVISDNCAEYLMRVANFVDDLLERFYHMEPYYRIKTREDLVGHLAVGLAPHTSAGVLGRIIGFTKAAACYAHPYFHSAKRRNCDSDEDSVMLLLDSLLNFSKSYLPNSRGGRMDAPLVLSSRIDPEEIDDESHHLDTMDHLPLELYQKTLEQCKPSDVLELVNNVKNRLGTDEQYHGLIYSHETGNIHRGPKICLYKLLPSMREKVEGQIKLAERIRAVDQKGVVEGVLNSHFLPDMAGNSRAFSRQKVRCTSCNKKYRRIPLSGECSCGGNLILSISKGSVVKYLEISKELAQSYPIDQYLVQRIELIESGINSLFESDRSKQSSLDVFL is encoded by the coding sequence ATGGATTACTTTGATATCCTGGAACAGGAAACTGAAAAATTGTATAAGATAGCCAGTCAGGCCCGCAAGAAAGGTTTTGATGTGGAAACTGAACCGGAAATACCTCTAGCTAAGGACTTGGCAGAAAGGGTGGAGGGGCTGGTTGGGCCTAAAAATATTGACTTGAAAATAAAGGAACTGGAAGACAAGATGTCCCGGGAAGAGATTGCCTTTGAAATCGCCCGGATCATTGTCACCGAAAAGGATGAAGAGGGTAAAGAGGATGAATTCAAAGTAAGGGAGCAAAAGGCTGACCAGGCCATTAGAACTGCCCTATCCATACTCACCGAGGGAGTGGTGGCTGCTCCCCTGGAGGGCATAGCCAAAACCCTCATCAAACGCAACTTCGACCAGAGCTGGTACCTGGCGGTGTACTTCACCGGCCCCATCCGAAGTGCAGGTGGAACCGCGTCAGCACTGGCGGTGCTTATCGCCGATTATATAAGAATTTCTCTTGATCTGGATGTATACAAACCCACGGAACGGGAAATTGAGCGTTACGTGGAGGAAGTGGAGCTTTACGAATCAGAAGTGACCAACCTGCAGTACTCCCCCAGTCCGGAGGAGGTTCGCCTGGCAGCCCAGCACATCCCCGTGGAGGTCACTGGGGAGCCCACTGACCAGGTAGAGGTTTCTCATCGTGATCTGGAAAGGGTGGAGACCAACCACATCCGGGGTGGAGCGTTACTGGCCCTGGTGGAAGGAGTAATACAAAAAGCTCCTAAGGTACTTAAATACGCTAAAAAGCTCCATATCGATGGTTGGGACTGGTTAGATGATTTTTCAAAGCCTCAGGAAAAAAATGGTGACGAAGATGAAGCTCCCAAGTTAGATAAGTATCTGCAGGATATAATTGGTGGACGCCCGGTTTTATCATATCCTCAGGCTAAAGGGGGATTCAGATTAAGATACGGGCGGTCTAGGAACACTGGACTGGCAGCCATGGGCATACACCCGGCTACCATGGAGATCGTAGAATTCCTGGCGGTGGGAACCCAGATGAAGATCGAAAGACCGGGTAAGGGGAACTGTGTGGTCCCCTGTGATAGTATTGAAGGTCCCCTGGTTAAATTACGGGATGGCAGCGTTGTCAAAGTAACATCCGTGGCCCAAGCCCGAAAAATTAAGCATCAGGTGGATGAAATACTCTTCCTGGGGGATATGCTGGTGGCATTTGGCGAGTTCCTCCGCAACAACCATGTTCTCCTGCCAGCTGGCTGGTGTGAGGAATGGTGGATTGGACTCCTGAAAAACTCTCCTGAATTTTCGGTGGAAACTTCTGATGATCTCTTAAAGGAAGTGCAGGAGGATCAGATAACTTCGCAGCGGGCTTTCGAACTTTCTATTCAGTATGGGATTCCCTTACATCCCTACTACACCTATTTCTATCATGATGTTACCCGGGAAGAATTGAATCAACTTCGTGGATGGCTGCACCAGGTTGCCGATGCTCCCCAAATTAAAGGGGATCTGAGGCTGGAGTGGGCGCCGGAGAAAAGAGTGCTGGAAGTACTGGGAGTGCCGCACCAAGTGGAGGACCATCAGGTAGTAATCTCCCATTACCATGCCTACTCTCTACTCCACACTCTAAAGGAACCCCTAGACCTTGAGAATGACATGGAGACCCTGGAAGCTCTGAATAAAGTTTCTCCAGTGGACATCATGGCCAAAGCACCTACTTATCTGGGGGGGAGGATGGGAAGACCAGAGAAGACCAAGGAAAGATTGATGAAACCAGCTCCCCATGCTCTGTTTCCCATTGGCACCAGTGGTGGCAGCCGACGTAACATAGTCCAGGCTGCCAAGAAAGGAACCATCACCGTGGACATTGCCCGGTGTAAGTGTACAGGATGTGGGGTGGTGTCCTTCCAGGCCTCCTGTCCGGTGTGTGGAGCACCCACCGTCACCACTGGCGCGGGTAATAAGCGGATCAACATCTCCAAAACTTTGAAAAAAGCCTATCAACGGGTGGGAGTACGTAAATTGGATGAGATTAAGGGGGTGCAGGGAATGATCTCCGAGTCCAAATTTCCGGAGCCCCTGGAAAAGGGTGTATTACGGGCTAAAAATAATGTTTACACCTTCAAAGATGCCACCATCCGTCATGATTCCACTAATCTCCCCTTAACTCATTTCACACCCCACGAGATTAAGGTCAGCCCCCAAAAACTCCGGGAACTGGGTTACACCCATGATATCCATGGAAAGGAGCTGGTGAATGAGGAACAGGTGGTAGAGATACTGATCCAGGACCTGGTAATTTCTGATAACTGTGCCGAATATCTTATGAGGGTGGCCAACTTCGTGGACGACCTATTGGAGCGTTTCTACCACATGGAGCCCTACTACCGGATTAAAACCAGGGAGGACCTGGTGGGGCACCTGGCGGTGGGACTGGCACCCCACACCTCGGCTGGTGTGCTGGGACGGATCATAGGTTTCACCAAGGCCGCAGCCTGTTACGCCCATCCCTATTTCCACTCAGCCAAGAGGAGGAACTGTGACAGTGACGAGGACTCGGTGATGCTGCTCCTGGATTCTCTTCTAAACTTCTCAAAGTCCTACCTCCCCAACAGCCGAGGAGGTCGTATGGACGCGCCACTGGTTCTATCCTCCCGCATAGACCCCGAAGAGATCGATGATGAGAGCCACCACCTGGACACCATGGACCATCTGCCCCTGGAACTCTACCAGAAGACCCTGGAACAATGTAAACCTTCTGATGTGCTGGAACTGGTGAACAACGTTAAGAATCGGCTGGGGACTGATGAACAGTACCATGGGCTCATCTACTCTCATGAAACTGGCAACATACACCGCGGACCTAAAATCTGTCTCTACAAACTCTTACCCTCCATGAGGGAGAAAGTTGAAGGACAGATTAAGCTGGCTGAAAGGATCCGGGCCGTCGACCAGAAGGGAGTGGTGGAGGGAGTTTTGAACTCCCATTTCCTTCCAGACATGGCTGGGAATAGCAGGGCCTTTTCCCGCCAGAAGGTTCGCTGCACCAGTTGTAACAAGAAGTACCGTAGGATACCTTTATCAGGGGAATGTTCCTGCGGTGGAAACCTGATTTTAAGTATATCAAAGGGTTCTGTGGTTAAATATCTGGAAATATCGAAGGAACTGGCGCAAAGCTACCCAATTGACCAATATCTTGTACAACGCATAGAATTAATAGAGTCCGGCATCAACTCCCTATTTGAAAGTGACCGTTCCAAGCAAAGTTCACTTGACGTGTTCTTATAA
- a CDS encoding nucleoside deaminase, with protein sequence MISKEDHQFMQEALKEAEKSLAEGGVPIGAVLVKNGHIVGRGHNQLLQKGSVILHGEMNCLESAGRLKGSDYRDCTLYTTLSPCPMCSGMVILYKIPRVVVGESSTLQGPERFLEENGVEVVNLAMPQCQEILGDYIAKNPEIWDAELERVGFTTDLK encoded by the coding sequence ATGATTTCTAAGGAAGATCACCAATTCATGCAGGAAGCCCTTAAAGAAGCAGAAAAGAGCCTAGCAGAAGGCGGAGTTCCCATCGGCGCGGTTCTGGTAAAAAATGGCCACATCGTGGGAAGGGGACATAATCAACTACTGCAGAAAGGTTCTGTTATTCTGCACGGGGAGATGAACTGCCTGGAAAGTGCCGGGAGATTGAAGGGGTCTGATTACCGGGATTGCACCCTCTATACCACCTTATCTCCATGTCCCATGTGTAGTGGGATGGTGATCCTCTACAAGATCCCCCGGGTGGTGGTTGGTGAAAGTTCCACCCTGCAGGGCCCGGAAAGGTTCTTGGAAGAGAATGGGGTGGAAGTGGTTAACCTAGCCATGCCCCAATGCCAGGAGATATTAGGGGATTACATAGCCAAAAATCCGGAAATTTGGGATGCTGAGCTGGAAAGGGTGGGTTTCACCACTGATTTAAAATAA
- a CDS encoding UGSC family (seleno)protein, whose translation MSPRLVEKEVLNPLADVEVDNIDLNPFPDDFERVALVDNTKPGADMILATLKKALGNRVFFELKKPAGAPATRHQLEKAASAELAILALADCGSCTSWVVLDAIRLEEMGIPTISIISDHFTPFARKLAGTYGLEDLRLLEVEHPITGLADDEVEEKAFKIIPVLKYLLQIP comes from the coding sequence ATGTCGCCCAGATTAGTGGAAAAAGAGGTTTTAAATCCCTTAGCCGATGTGGAAGTGGATAACATAGATCTAAATCCCTTCCCGGATGACTTTGAGAGGGTGGCCCTGGTGGATAACACCAAACCCGGGGCAGACATGATTCTGGCCACTTTAAAGAAGGCCCTGGGTAACCGGGTTTTCTTTGAACTTAAAAAGCCAGCAGGAGCACCGGCAACTAGGCATCAACTGGAAAAGGCTGCTTCAGCAGAACTGGCCATACTGGCCCTGGCTGACTGCGGATCCTGTACCAGTTGGGTGGTTCTGGATGCAATTCGCCTGGAAGAGATGGGAATTCCCACTATTTCCATCATATCGGACCATTTCACCCCCTTTGCTCGGAAACTGGCTGGTACATATGGATTGGAGGATCTGCGCCTTCTGGAAGTGGAGCATCCCATCACTGGCCTGGCAGATGATGAGGTGGAGGAAAAAGCTTTTAAAATAATCCCGGTACTGAAGTATCTCTTGCAGATTCCCTGA
- the thiC gene encoding phosphomethylpyrimidine synthase, with translation MTQMDDARKGIITEEMKAVAESENVDPEFIRKSVAKGTIAIPSNKGREVKAVGIGAGLRTKVNATIGTSTDICDFDMEEEKARVAIENKADTLMELSVGGDLDEIRRRILKLSEIPVGSVPAYQAAFEAIREHGAAIYMDEDTMFKTIEKQAKDGIDFMAIHCSVNMETLKRLKRQGRKGGLVSRGGALISAWMVENELENPLYKNYDYILEIAKEHDFVMSMANAMRAGAIADATDRAGVQELIILGELIDRAREVGVQTIVEGPGHIPLKEIEANVVIQKKLCREAPFYMLGPIVTDIAPAYDHIVSSIGAAQSSAAGADFICYVTPAEHLALPGPEDVKMGVIASRIGAYVGDMSKGVHNGELDLAMANARKKLNWEAQYEAAICPADARAIRDNRPPEDPDTCTMCGSYCAVKIVNEWLDEAPTATFE, from the coding sequence ATGACACAAATGGACGATGCAAGAAAAGGCATAATAACCGAAGAAATGAAAGCGGTCGCAGAAAGCGAAAACGTTGACCCAGAATTCATCAGAAAATCCGTGGCTAAAGGAACCATAGCCATCCCCAGTAACAAAGGAAGGGAAGTAAAAGCGGTGGGTATCGGAGCTGGACTCAGAACCAAGGTAAACGCCACCATCGGGACTTCTACTGATATCTGTGACTTTGATATGGAAGAAGAAAAGGCCAGAGTAGCCATAGAAAATAAAGCTGATACTTTAATGGAGCTCTCTGTGGGTGGAGACCTGGACGAGATCCGTAGAAGAATTTTGAAGTTATCTGAGATCCCGGTGGGTAGTGTACCCGCTTATCAAGCTGCTTTTGAGGCTATCCGGGAGCATGGCGCAGCCATCTACATGGATGAAGACACCATGTTCAAAACCATCGAAAAACAGGCTAAAGACGGTATTGACTTTATGGCCATCCACTGCAGTGTGAACATGGAAACCCTGAAACGCCTGAAAAGGCAGGGTCGGAAGGGTGGCCTGGTTAGCCGTGGTGGAGCTTTAATATCCGCCTGGATGGTCGAAAATGAATTGGAAAACCCTTTATATAAGAATTACGACTACATCCTGGAAATTGCTAAGGAACACGACTTCGTGATGTCCATGGCAAACGCCATGCGGGCCGGGGCCATTGCCGATGCCACCGATCGGGCTGGAGTGCAGGAACTCATCATCCTGGGCGAACTGATCGACCGGGCCCGGGAAGTGGGGGTGCAGACCATTGTAGAGGGTCCAGGCCACATACCACTCAAGGAGATCGAGGCCAACGTGGTAATCCAGAAGAAGCTGTGTCGAGAAGCTCCATTCTACATGTTAGGCCCCATCGTAACCGACATAGCACCCGCCTACGACCATATAGTTTCCTCCATAGGTGCCGCACAATCATCTGCAGCGGGAGCAGACTTCATATGTTACGTGACCCCCGCTGAACACCTGGCCCTGCCAGGACCAGAGGACGTTAAAATGGGAGTTATAGCCAGCCGTATCGGGGCCTACGTAGGGGACATGTCCAAGGGAGTACATAACGGTGAGTTGGACCTGGCAATGGCCAACGCCCGTAAAAAGCTCAACTGGGAAGCACAATACGAAGCAGCCATATGTCCTGCTGATGCACGTGCCATAAGGGATAACCGGCCCCCAGAAGATCCGGATACCTGTACCATGTGCGGCAGCTACTGTGCCGTTAAAATCGTGAATGAATGGCTGGATGAAGCTCCCACCGCAACATTCGAATAA
- the nrdD gene encoding anaerobic ribonucleoside-triphosphate reductase, with protein MKDVHIIAALPTKAEICVLKNNGIFEKFSHEKIVKSCLLVGSSVWTAEKIASQVASSSYDGITTKEIKMWVYESLKNADKELAEKYMKTNQLRVRTSRDTIEPFDKDKIAKTLVVETDASPELADKLATEVYKELGKLEVDYLTAPMIREMVNTKLVEHGLETLRRRYTRLGIPVYNITNLIQNGSRDNANMIHNPETVHKYVADEALKQYALLNILPSELADAHMSGDIHIHDLEYFAGRPINCLQHDLRLFIKHGLKVDGTGDHTSVAGPPNHIETLMNHSGEIMLAAQQNMSGGQSMCLWNVFVAPFAAGLPYGKVKQAVQMFIYNLNMAYAARGSQVPFTSINMEFTVPDFLQDVDAYGPKGQLVGTYGDFEEETRILQRAFTEILLQGDSDGKPHLFPNTIYGLRKEVLKDEFAEDLELVHQLCAKYGTAYFINMLPSYRGNLANYMGCRTSLGDNWTGEWDKDCFRTGNLAYITLNLPRIAYQSRDEDEIFEYLDSYLRLSEEVLMLRRKQALACLDDYNMLPFLTQELDGERYYRVENSTMTFGFVGLNEMLQAHTGTGIEDPDSLKLGLKVVDYMNQRAQELKKDTGLRWTIIQTPAESTAYRFATLDREKFGADAITQGDADAGYYTNSSHVPVSSDINLIDRIRVEEQFHSRTLGGHIFHAFMGEAYSDPQALMSLTDKIARKSDIGFWAYSSAMSFCIKCKTLMKGLQQSCASCGEQKEVEWYDRITGYVQQVGRARSASGGWNAGKMKELGDRNRYEP; from the coding sequence ATGAAGGATGTCCATATTATTGCTGCTTTGCCCACCAAGGCGGAAATTTGCGTCTTGAAAAATAATGGGATATTTGAGAAGTTCAGCCACGAGAAGATCGTTAAATCATGTCTTCTGGTTGGTTCTAGCGTGTGGACTGCTGAAAAAATAGCGTCCCAGGTGGCTTCATCGTCCTACGATGGTATCACCACCAAAGAGATTAAGATGTGGGTTTATGAATCCCTGAAAAATGCTGATAAAGAGCTGGCCGAAAAGTACATGAAAACCAACCAGCTCCGGGTGCGCACTTCCCGGGATACCATCGAACCCTTTGATAAGGACAAAATAGCCAAGACCCTGGTGGTAGAGACTGATGCTTCTCCAGAACTAGCCGATAAACTGGCCACTGAGGTTTACAAGGAACTTGGTAAGCTGGAAGTGGACTACCTCACCGCTCCTATGATCAGGGAGATGGTGAACACCAAACTGGTGGAGCACGGCTTGGAAACCCTCCGGCGCAGATACACTCGTCTGGGGATCCCGGTGTACAACATCACCAACCTCATACAAAACGGTTCCCGGGACAACGCCAACATGATCCACAACCCCGAGACCGTGCACAAGTACGTGGCCGATGAGGCCCTGAAACAGTACGCCCTTCTTAATATCTTACCTTCGGAACTGGCCGACGCCCATATGAGTGGAGATATACACATCCATGACCTGGAATACTTCGCTGGCAGGCCAATAAACTGTTTACAACATGATTTAAGGTTATTCATAAAACATGGGCTTAAAGTGGACGGAACCGGTGATCACACCTCTGTGGCTGGGCCACCCAACCATATTGAAACCCTGATGAACCACTCCGGAGAGATCATGCTGGCCGCCCAGCAGAACATGAGCGGCGGACAATCAATGTGCCTTTGGAACGTCTTCGTGGCACCCTTCGCTGCTGGATTACCCTATGGGAAGGTGAAACAGGCGGTGCAGATGTTCATCTATAACCTGAACATGGCCTACGCTGCCCGGGGAAGCCAGGTACCCTTTACTTCAATAAACATGGAATTCACGGTACCGGATTTCCTCCAGGATGTAGATGCCTACGGTCCTAAAGGTCAACTAGTGGGTACTTACGGTGATTTCGAGGAAGAAACCCGTATACTACAGCGTGCATTCACTGAAATCCTGTTGCAGGGTGACTCCGATGGTAAACCACATCTATTCCCTAACACCATCTACGGTTTAAGGAAAGAAGTACTCAAGGACGAATTTGCTGAAGACCTGGAACTGGTGCACCAGTTATGTGCCAAGTACGGCACCGCCTACTTCATAAATATGCTCCCCAGTTATCGTGGAAACCTGGCCAACTACATGGGGTGCCGAACATCCCTGGGAGATAATTGGACGGGGGAATGGGATAAAGACTGCTTCAGAACAGGAAATCTGGCCTATATAACCCTTAACCTGCCTAGAATAGCCTACCAGTCCCGTGATGAGGATGAAATATTCGAGTATCTTGATTCATACCTCCGCCTTTCCGAAGAGGTACTTATGCTACGTCGCAAGCAGGCCCTGGCCTGTCTGGATGACTACAACATGTTACCATTTTTGACCCAGGAACTGGATGGGGAACGATACTACCGGGTGGAAAACTCTACCATGACCTTCGGATTCGTGGGTTTAAACGAAATGTTACAGGCCCACACTGGAACAGGAATCGAGGATCCTGATTCACTTAAATTAGGTCTTAAAGTTGTTGATTACATGAATCAAAGGGCTCAGGAACTTAAGAAGGACACCGGACTGCGCTGGACCATAATCCAGACACCGGCCGAGTCCACCGCTTACCGGTTTGCCACCCTGGACCGGGAGAAATTCGGTGCGGATGCCATTACCCAGGGAGATGCGGATGCTGGCTACTACACCAACTCCTCCCACGTACCAGTCAGTTCCGATATTAACCTGATTGATCGGATACGAGTCGAGGAACAGTTCCACAGCCGTACCCTGGGCGGACACATCTTCCACGCCTTCATGGGAGAAGCCTACTCCGATCCACAAGCCCTGATGAGCCTAACGGATAAGATAGCTCGCAAATCTGACATAGGATTCTGGGCCTACAGCTCCGCCATGAGCTTCTGCATTAAATGTAAAACTCTCATGAAAGGGTTGCAACAGAGCTGCGCATCCTGCGGGGAACAGAAAGAGGTGGAATGGTACGACCGCATCACTGGCTACGTCCAGCAAGTAGGCCGGGCACGCAGTGCGTCTGGTGGCTGGAACGCTGGAAAGATGAAGGAATTAGGGGATAGGAACCGTTACGAACCCTGA
- the lysS gene encoding lysine--tRNA ligase, whose translation MKHWTERIASDLTNWDVEEHVVASGTSISGSIHIGNSCDVFIANAVGKSLQKLGERSRTIWIADDHDPLRKVPYPLPESYEKYMGIPYSQIPCPEGCCENFVEHFQKPFLDTLPVFGIELETYSGAKMYRDGVYNDYIKKSLERAPKIREIFNQYREKPLGADWLPYNPICSECGRVNTTYAHDFQGTSVQYRCQCGHEGGMDITSGEGKLTWRVEWAARWKIFGVTCEPFGKDHAASGGSYDVSKRISTEIFDYRSPYPVPYEWITLKGDAMSKSKGVFFTPGQWLEIGSPETLNYFLFRSKPLKHKDFNPEMPFLDFIDQYDRVERIYYGKEEAASQKEEEKLKKIYEVSQIDIQDEIPFQPSYRFLTVAYQINQEPEDVYRILKANSQLPEEMVDLGYHELEYEALEKFHERLKQVKNWLELYAPNFVKFQVQKEIPSVELNPSQEGFLVELADALEDQDYTSEELHDEMYRIFKGQGLKPQKAFQAIYRIVLGQKQGPRAASFLLSLDKNFLIKRLRREA comes from the coding sequence TTGAAACACTGGACCGAACGAATTGCATCTGATCTTACTAACTGGGACGTGGAAGAACACGTAGTGGCCAGCGGGACATCCATATCTGGTTCGATACATATTGGAAACTCATGCGACGTTTTTATAGCAAACGCAGTTGGTAAGTCACTGCAAAAGCTTGGTGAAAGATCCAGGACCATCTGGATAGCCGACGACCACGACCCACTGCGGAAGGTGCCCTATCCCCTTCCCGAATCCTATGAGAAGTACATGGGGATTCCTTACTCCCAGATACCCTGCCCTGAGGGTTGCTGTGAGAATTTCGTGGAACATTTCCAGAAACCATTCCTGGACACTCTACCCGTGTTTGGCATAGAACTGGAGACCTATTCCGGGGCAAAGATGTACCGGGATGGAGTTTACAATGATTATATTAAAAAATCACTGGAAAGAGCCCCTAAAATCAGGGAAATATTTAACCAGTACCGGGAAAAGCCCCTAGGTGCGGACTGGTTGCCTTACAATCCTATCTGCAGTGAATGTGGACGGGTGAACACTACCTACGCCCATGACTTTCAGGGAACCAGTGTACAATACCGATGCCAGTGCGGTCATGAGGGGGGAATGGATATCACCTCCGGTGAGGGTAAATTGACCTGGAGGGTGGAATGGGCTGCCCGGTGGAAAATATTCGGAGTTACCTGCGAACCCTTCGGTAAGGACCATGCCGCCAGCGGAGGATCCTACGATGTTAGTAAAAGAATATCAACGGAGATATTTGACTACCGATCCCCCTACCCTGTGCCTTACGAGTGGATCACCCTCAAAGGCGATGCCATGTCCAAGTCCAAGGGAGTTTTTTTCACACCCGGCCAGTGGCTGGAGATCGGTTCACCGGAAACCCTTAACTACTTTTTATTCCGGAGCAAACCCCTTAAGCATAAGGATTTCAACCCTGAAATGCCATTCCTGGACTTCATAGACCAGTATGACCGGGTGGAGCGCATCTACTATGGGAAAGAGGAAGCAGCTTCCCAGAAGGAGGAGGAGAAGCTCAAAAAGATATACGAAGTATCCCAGATAGATATACAGGATGAAATTCCATTTCAACCATCTTACCGATTCCTAACCGTGGCTTACCAGATAAATCAGGAGCCGGAGGATGTTTATAGGATACTTAAAGCTAACTCGCAACTTCCGGAGGAAATGGTAGATCTCGGTTATCACGAACTGGAATATGAGGCCCTGGAAAAGTTCCATGAACGTTTGAAACAGGTTAAAAACTGGTTAGAGCTTTACGCCCCCAACTTTGTGAAGTTCCAGGTGCAAAAAGAGATTCCCTCTGTGGAATTGAATCCATCCCAGGAAGGGTTCCTGGTGGAGTTGGCTGATGCCCTGGAAGATCAGGATTACACTTCTGAAGAACTGCACGATGAAATGTACCGCATATTTAAAGGACAAGGTTTAAAACCGCAAAAAGCATTCCAGGCCATCTACCGGATTGTCTTAGGACAGAAGCAGGGTCCCCGGGCAGCATCATTTTTACTATCACTGGATAAAAACTTCCTGATTAAACGATTAAGAAGGGAAGCCTAA
- a CDS encoding preprotein translocase subunit Sec61beta yields the protein MAKKEKKYLPPSGAGLVRYFEEETKGPKMSPEQVVILTAVLAIFCIALRFSYS from the coding sequence ATGGCTAAGAAGGAGAAAAAATACCTGCCCCCCAGCGGTGCGGGACTAGTTAGATACTTTGAGGAGGAAACCAAGGGACCTAAAATGTCCCCGGAACAGGTCGTAATTTTAACCGCCGTCCTGGCTATATTCTGCATTGCACTACGGTTTTCTTACTCATAA
- a CDS encoding carbohydrate kinase family protein, whose protein sequence is MNCNRDLLAVGHTAFDYIIKVNEFPHANSSTAITSMKTFYGGAAANVATVASKLGLKTYLVSAVGGDYLGSEYEQQMVDMDIDISHRILISEDKTPTAFVFTNQGHDQISYFYWGAATHFKESEPPINAIKDVKAVHLATGDPNFNWKCGEVAHQQGKLISFDPGQDLHMYTTKELEGVLGICDILFGNHHEIDRILATLNQDIQELRDFGPSIVVKTQGKDGSIIYGQEEIRVDALLRESFDPTGAGDSYRAGFLKAYLEGKSLEECGKFASAVASFIVEAEGCQTNIPTLEMVESRMTKETTS, encoded by the coding sequence CTGAATTGTAATAGGGATTTACTGGCTGTTGGACATACAGCCTTTGATTACATCATAAAAGTTAATGAATTCCCACATGCTAACTCTTCAACCGCAATAACCAGTATGAAAACCTTCTATGGAGGAGCAGCAGCTAACGTGGCGACGGTGGCCTCCAAACTTGGCTTGAAGACCTATCTCGTTTCAGCGGTTGGTGGGGATTATCTGGGCTCCGAGTACGAACAACAAATGGTAGATATGGATATTGATATCAGCCACCGGATTTTGATTAGTGAAGATAAAACTCCCACCGCCTTTGTCTTTACCAACCAAGGGCATGACCAGATAAGTTACTTCTACTGGGGTGCAGCCACCCATTTTAAAGAATCAGAACCACCCATAAATGCCATTAAGGATGTTAAAGCCGTGCATCTGGCCACTGGCGACCCTAATTTTAACTGGAAGTGTGGAGAAGTAGCCCACCAACAGGGCAAGTTAATTTCATTTGATCCAGGACAGGACCTGCACATGTACACCACCAAGGAATTAGAGGGGGTGCTGGGGATCTGTGACATTCTGTTTGGAAATCATCATGAGATCGATCGCATCCTGGCTACTTTGAACCAGGATATACAGGAACTGAGGGACTTTGGTCCATCCATAGTGGTCAAAACCCAGGGCAAAGATGGTAGCATCATCTATGGCCAGGAAGAGATACGGGTAGATGCTCTACTAAGAGAGTCCTTCGATCCCACCGGAGCTGGTGATTCCTACCGGGCCGGGTTTTTGAAAGCCTACCTGGAAGGTAAATCCCTGGAGGAGTGTGGAAAATTTGCATCAGCAGTGGCTTCTTTCATAGTTGAGGCCGAAGGCTGTCAGACCAACATACCCACCCTGGAGATGGTGGAAAGTCGCATGACCAAGGAAACAACTAGTTAA